The Sulfolobus acidocaldarius DSM 639 genome has a window encoding:
- a CDS encoding MFS transporter codes for MPFYGLTKEQWLSVLGAWAGWLMDGYTSIAYALAAVTLSHLFFPVSNQVISLIATFGGLATGAIARPIGSLIFGNFIGDKLGRRSMLTVTILGFSIFGASKGLLPTYSQVGILAPILIYLVLFLEGMFAGAEYGGGTSLALENVPIDKRAFIGAFIQSGFGTGYFIISLVYSGIYNLFLNDFQTIGWRIFFLTCLVPGVLTLVIRLISKETPVFEEMRKREEILKVPIKTLFKDSYIQILIGLLITSGLLYINNATFNIYPTVMTLNDIQGGLVGIGVAIINLVSLFGVWTGGLLANLISGRKRPMLIYAILFTVSIYPILYFGITNNFTTATTVFSIQAFLEAMIFSTLPSFLSEQFSKKYRTTGVGFTYNGGAIVGGFSISIIFAISTYIGLLNSWFINLTIASIAMIIGILISKETYYIGKEDPIRK; via the coding sequence ATGCCTTTTTATGGCTTAACTAAGGAACAGTGGTTATCCGTACTGGGGGCGTGGGCAGGATGGCTTATGGATGGTTACACTAGCATAGCTTACGCATTGGCTGCTGTAACCCTATCTCACCTTTTCTTTCCTGTATCAAACCAAGTAATAAGCCTCATAGCCACGTTTGGAGGTTTAGCCACTGGTGCAATTGCAAGACCCATTGGCTCCCTAATATTTGGTAATTTCATCGGGGATAAACTAGGAAGAAGAAGTATGCTTACTGTTACCATATTAGGCTTCTCCATATTCGGAGCCTCTAAGGGGTTACTTCCTACTTACTCTCAAGTTGGTATTTTGGCTCCCATCCTAATCTACTTAGTCCTTTTTCTCGAGGGAATGTTCGCAGGAGCGGAATATGGGGGAGGTACGTCTCTAGCTCTAGAAAATGTTCCAATTGATAAAAGAGCTTTTATCGGTGCATTTATTCAGAGCGGATTTGGAACTGGATACTTCATAATCAGTCTTGTTTACTCTGGTATTTACAACCTGTTCTTGAACGATTTTCAAACGATAGGCTGGAGGATATTCTTCCTAACATGCCTTGTACCTGGTGTTCTGACTCTTGTGATTAGATTAATATCAAAAGAGACTCCAGTCTTTGAGGAAATGAGAAAGAGGGAGGAAATACTGAAGGTTCCTATAAAGACTCTGTTTAAGGACTCATATATTCAAATACTGATTGGTCTACTGATAACCAGCGGATTGCTTTACATTAATAATGCCACCTTCAACATATATCCAACAGTCATGACTCTCAATGATATTCAAGGAGGACTGGTAGGTATTGGAGTTGCTATAATAAACCTTGTCTCGCTTTTCGGTGTTTGGACTGGAGGACTTTTGGCTAACTTGATCTCTGGCAGAAAGAGACCAATGTTAATTTACGCTATATTGTTCACAGTGTCTATTTATCCAATTTTATACTTTGGTATTACTAACAACTTTACAACTGCAACTACGGTGTTTAGTATACAGGCTTTTCTAGAGGCAATGATATTCTCCACTCTACCCTCCTTCCTCAGTGAACAGTTCAGCAAAAAATATAGGACAACTGGTGTTGGTTTCACTTACAATGGAGGTGCTATAGTTGGAGGGTTTTCCATTAGTATAATATTCGCAATTTCTACCTACATAGGACTCCTCAACTCATGGTTCATTAACTTGACCATTGCATCAATAGCTATGATCATAGGTATTTTGATATCCAAAGAGACATATTATATTGGCAAGGAGGATCCAATAAGGAAGTAA
- a CDS encoding metal-sulfur cluster biosynthetic enzyme yields MRFLKGYYEDDKGNLHLIISPPTFWCPPLFLYIMLEEIRNRLPDAIIEVKDHHDSKKLSECINNGLKFHECYSNESLNGDEYEKVKRTFEEKRSNKYGKLVQLSLNINGELCKLIAEAKER; encoded by the coding sequence ATGAGATTCCTAAAGGGATATTATGAGGACGATAAAGGAAACTTACACCTGATAATCTCTCCTCCCACCTTTTGGTGCCCTCCTCTTTTCCTCTACATTATGCTAGAGGAGATTAGAAATAGACTGCCTGATGCTATCATTGAGGTTAAGGACCATCATGACTCTAAGAAACTCTCAGAATGTATTAACAACGGTCTCAAGTTTCATGAGTGTTACAGTAACGAATCATTGAATGGTGATGAATACGAGAAAGTTAAGAGGACATTTGAGGAGAAGAGGAGTAATAAATACGGTAAGTTGGTACAACTTTCTTTAAATATAAATGGAGAATTATGTAAACTAATAGCTGAGGCGAAGGAAAGATGA
- a CDS encoding amidohydrolase family protein, whose product MIEYKSGRREEIPVIDYHAHIWKAGESNWLRPELAKGWISCFYDYQTALTPDEYKMDFETFKYYGHEKFIEDVMINGYVDVAITQPQYLLYFYKKPFGNTEEFGKLAVENPYRFVIGTRFDPRDGEEGKRQLEEDVRKYRVKPWQMRHVKLYTAEWKEVDGKLSRGWRLDSKEAYEFLEFSKSLGINIFVAHKGPTVWPLDKDSFDVKDVDAVASSFPELKFVVTHVGLPRLDDFCWIATQEKNVYGGLAVASAFIRKRPKYFASIIGELLFWLGEDRVLWGSDYAIWNPKWLIEDFMKFELPEEIKREYGVELTLDTKKKLLYQNASKLWDIPLEEVMRREDDITRRRNLLHVKMEG is encoded by the coding sequence GTGATTGAGTATAAAAGTGGTAGAAGGGAGGAAATTCCCGTAATAGACTACCACGCACATATTTGGAAAGCTGGCGAAAGTAATTGGTTAAGACCAGAGCTAGCAAAGGGGTGGATAAGTTGTTTTTATGATTATCAGACCGCCTTAACCCCAGATGAATATAAGATGGACTTCGAGACCTTCAAGTACTATGGTCATGAGAAGTTCATTGAAGACGTAATGATAAATGGATATGTTGACGTGGCAATAACTCAACCTCAGTATCTACTCTACTTTTATAAAAAACCTTTCGGGAACACAGAGGAATTTGGTAAATTAGCAGTAGAGAATCCATATCGTTTTGTTATAGGCACCAGATTTGACCCAAGGGATGGGGAAGAAGGAAAGAGACAATTGGAGGAAGACGTTAGGAAGTACAGGGTCAAACCATGGCAAATGAGACATGTTAAGTTGTATACAGCTGAGTGGAAAGAGGTTGACGGAAAGTTATCAAGGGGATGGAGGTTAGACTCAAAGGAGGCTTATGAATTCCTTGAGTTCAGTAAATCATTAGGTATAAACATCTTTGTTGCCCATAAGGGTCCCACAGTTTGGCCCTTAGATAAAGACTCATTTGACGTAAAGGACGTAGACGCGGTAGCCTCATCGTTCCCCGAACTTAAGTTTGTTGTAACCCATGTTGGACTACCTAGACTAGATGACTTTTGCTGGATAGCAACACAAGAGAAGAACGTATATGGAGGATTAGCAGTAGCCTCAGCTTTCATAAGGAAAAGACCCAAATATTTCGCTAGTATTATTGGGGAGTTGCTGTTCTGGTTGGGAGAAGACAGGGTTTTATGGGGTAGTGACTATGCTATTTGGAACCCTAAATGGCTAATAGAGGACTTCATGAAATTTGAATTACCAGAGGAGATCAAGAGGGAGTATGGCGTCGAGTTAACATTAGACACTAAGAAGAAGCTACTATACCAGAATGCCTCAAAACTATGGGATATACCACTAGAGGAAGTAATGAGAAGGGAAGATGACATAACGAGGAGGAGGAACTTACTTCATGTAAAGATGGAGGGGTAA
- a CDS encoding MFS transporter: protein MSKEDRLTATHIKLIIFNVISYTFLVYNASSVIAYTSQNLAQEIFHGLYPFSVIGIYTSLVLSYGFRIAGASLLGPLSDKLGRRVATIIGGIGSSTATALIGFLPPYTSIGIFSIILYFLLVSIQGLFTGPLSAGVQVIGVENLPERHRGWFSGIGIAVSGTAYLVAVGLSLISGSNWRFLFWGSLIIVPISLLAPESSRFRKLKEKVKSPRKIILEKYGNYLKFAFLLSLLWASVNFVIGIILPTFLSFVNNFTESEIREVILVYSLVSIVSAFVGGELSEVFGRKRLSLVGGILGILVSPIYFIIASLNSLYYVILYISLLTFLGFLGAGGILALVNESFPTNVRGTGVSMSWNMGFFGATLVALTVVSPSSYFNVLPSGEFLALLILGSSIIAVSLFAMETRGMIDKEK from the coding sequence ATGTCTAAAGAGGACAGACTTACAGCGACCCACATAAAACTGATCATATTTAACGTTATAAGTTACACATTTCTGGTATACAACGCAAGCAGTGTTATAGCATACACTTCCCAAAATCTCGCCCAAGAGATCTTTCATGGTCTCTATCCGTTTTCAGTCATAGGAATTTATACAAGCTTAGTCCTATCTTATGGCTTCAGAATTGCAGGAGCCAGTCTATTAGGACCGCTATCAGATAAGCTAGGAAGAAGAGTTGCAACAATCATAGGAGGAATTGGCTCCTCTACTGCAACAGCTCTAATTGGGTTTCTTCCTCCTTATACTTCCATAGGAATATTTTCAATCATTTTGTACTTCCTACTGGTCTCAATTCAAGGTTTATTCACAGGACCATTAAGTGCAGGAGTCCAGGTCATAGGTGTGGAAAACTTACCTGAGAGGCACAGAGGTTGGTTTAGTGGTATAGGAATTGCAGTTAGCGGTACTGCATATCTGGTCGCCGTAGGTCTCTCACTCATATCAGGGAGTAATTGGAGGTTTCTATTCTGGGGGTCCTTAATCATTGTCCCCATATCCCTTTTAGCTCCAGAGTCGTCTAGGTTCAGGAAATTAAAGGAAAAAGTGAAAAGCCCTAGGAAGATTATCCTGGAGAAATACGGTAATTATCTGAAGTTTGCGTTTCTACTAAGTCTTCTGTGGGCTAGTGTCAACTTTGTGATAGGCATAATACTCCCTACATTCTTGTCCTTCGTCAATAACTTTACAGAGAGTGAAATTAGAGAGGTCATACTAGTATATTCATTGGTTAGTATAGTATCTGCCTTTGTTGGAGGAGAACTAAGTGAAGTCTTTGGTAGAAAAAGACTATCGCTAGTAGGAGGAATCCTTGGAATCTTGGTTAGTCCGATCTACTTCATCATAGCCTCGTTAAATAGTTTGTATTATGTTATTTTATATATTAGTTTGTTAACATTTTTGGGATTTTTAGGGGCGGGAGGTATACTTGCACTTGTTAACGAGAGTTTTCCTACCAACGTAAGAGGGACAGGAGTATCCATGAGTTGGAATATGGGTTTCTTTGGTGCTACGCTAGTAGCGTTAACTGTTGTATCACCGTCTTCCTATTTTAATGTTTTACCGTCAGGAGAATTTCTCGCACTTCTAATTTTGGGCTCATCCATAATTGCGGTCAGTTTATTTGCAATGGAGACAAGGGGGATGATAGATAAGGAAAAATAA
- a CDS encoding NAD(P)-dependent alcohol dehydrogenase has product MKAVRIHEYNKPLKLDDVPEPKISSPYDIIVKIKGAGVCRTDLHIQEGVWKDIFNPKLPFTIGHENVGVVETKGDNVDWLNVGDQVILHPYITCRRCKACRSGNDMHCPNGKFPGLDGTDGGYAEYLRTSAYSAIVVPKGVDLISMAPLADAGLTAYHAVKKVSKELTPGTFLVIIGVGGLGHIGIQVAKAITSARIIAVDLDEDKLKMAKELGADYIVNGKEAIHEVRKITDNVGADVVIDFVGEHNTPKDAVSMIKKGGTYSIVGYGGEFRDPTVDFISREISVLGNLVGTYNELSELVQLYVEGKVKVRVKTFSLDEANKALEELSKGLIPGRGVLKP; this is encoded by the coding sequence ATGAAAGCTGTGAGAATTCATGAGTATAACAAGCCATTAAAGTTAGATGATGTACCTGAACCCAAGATATCATCCCCTTATGATATTATAGTAAAGATTAAGGGAGCAGGAGTTTGCAGAACTGACCTACACATTCAAGAGGGAGTTTGGAAGGACATATTCAATCCAAAACTTCCTTTTACCATAGGTCATGAGAACGTGGGAGTTGTGGAGACTAAAGGAGATAATGTAGACTGGTTGAACGTTGGAGACCAGGTAATCCTACATCCATATATAACATGCAGGAGATGTAAAGCTTGCAGGTCTGGGAATGACATGCATTGCCCCAATGGAAAATTTCCTGGTCTAGACGGTACTGACGGTGGATATGCCGAATATTTGAGGACATCAGCCTACTCAGCAATTGTAGTACCTAAGGGTGTTGACCTAATATCAATGGCTCCACTTGCAGACGCAGGCTTGACAGCTTACCACGCAGTCAAGAAGGTGTCTAAGGAACTTACCCCAGGCACATTTTTAGTAATAATTGGCGTAGGTGGTCTGGGGCACATAGGAATTCAAGTTGCTAAAGCGATCACGTCAGCCAGAATTATAGCAGTAGATCTGGATGAGGATAAGCTCAAGATGGCTAAGGAGTTAGGAGCAGACTACATAGTTAATGGCAAGGAAGCTATTCATGAGGTAAGAAAGATCACCGATAACGTGGGAGCCGATGTGGTCATTGACTTTGTTGGAGAGCATAATACGCCCAAAGACGCTGTGTCAATGATTAAGAAGGGAGGTACTTATTCAATAGTGGGATATGGTGGTGAATTCAGAGATCCAACTGTAGACTTCATTAGTAGGGAAATAAGTGTGTTAGGGAATTTAGTGGGAACCTATAACGAGTTAAGTGAATTGGTCCAATTATACGTGGAAGGTAAAGTGAAAGTAAGAGTTAAAACTTTCTCCCTGGACGAAGCAAATAAAGCCTTGGAGGAGTTAAGTAAAGGTTTAATTCCAGGGAGAGGAGTCCTTAAGCCATAA
- a CDS encoding P1 family peptidase, protein MSKEISVEGILVGGYTDERAKSGLTVIVTEGDNVAGISQRGGSPATLNTDLLRPGHRQDQSVNAIVLTGRSVFGFRAVQGVVQELFNKKVGFKIANLRIPIVSAAAIYDLYENSILPTEEWGFKALESLSTEIPIGRYWAGKGGTVGKVGGLKYAKPGGQGYYELRKGNVKVGVIVVLNSVGNIYDESGKLIAGNEFTSVDENTLGTTLGVVITNAKLSNSDACRLASIVENGFSSVIRPYNLSLDGDTVFAIATNRVEVKFDELNAMAYEAARKAVVSVYSEGQ, encoded by the coding sequence ATGTCAAAGGAAATTAGTGTTGAGGGAATTCTTGTTGGCGGTTATACCGATGAAAGAGCTAAATCAGGTTTAACTGTCATAGTCACTGAAGGGGATAACGTAGCTGGCATCTCACAAAGAGGGGGCTCACCAGCTACTTTAAACACAGATCTTTTGAGACCAGGTCATAGACAAGATCAATCAGTTAATGCCATTGTCCTGACTGGAAGGAGTGTATTTGGATTTAGGGCTGTACAAGGTGTTGTTCAAGAGTTGTTCAATAAAAAAGTTGGGTTTAAGATAGCAAATCTACGAATTCCCATAGTGTCAGCAGCTGCAATATATGACCTATATGAAAATTCTATCCTTCCAACAGAGGAGTGGGGATTCAAGGCTCTCGAATCACTATCAACTGAGATTCCCATAGGAAGATATTGGGCAGGAAAGGGAGGTACGGTAGGTAAGGTAGGAGGTCTAAAATATGCCAAACCTGGAGGTCAGGGTTACTACGAGCTGAGAAAAGGGAATGTTAAAGTTGGAGTTATTGTTGTACTCAATAGTGTCGGCAATATATATGACGAGAGTGGAAAATTGATCGCAGGAAATGAATTCACATCTGTAGACGAAAATACTTTGGGGACAACTTTAGGAGTGGTAATTACAAATGCTAAACTATCGAACTCTGACGCCTGTAGATTAGCTAGTATAGTCGAGAATGGCTTCTCTTCGGTTATAAGACCATATAACCTCTCCTTGGATGGTGATACTGTTTTCGCCATAGCTACAAACAGAGTCGAAGTTAAATTCGATGAGCTGAACGCAATGGCTTATGAAGCAGCTAGGAAGGCTGTAGTATCTGTATACTCAGAGGGACAATGA